The sequence CCGTCCACCGGTCGAAGCATTCCTGCCAGCCGGTGTGATGCTCGGCCCGCGCATGCTCGGTGACCAGACCGGTCTGCTGGAAATACATCCGCGTCCCGCCCTCCTCGGCAACGAAGCGGATCCGGATCTCCATCTCCGGCCCCGGCACGCCGCCCTCGACCCAGCGGAAGCTGAAGCGGAGCAGATCAGGGGCCGAGACCTCCAGCATCTCGCCCGCCTGTTCGAACCGCGTTCCGCTGGGTGAGAACATCTCGATCCGCCAGGGCGACCCGACCTCCGCGGTCCAGTCCACGCTGCCGGTGCGGAACGGCCGGCCTTGCTCATCCCGCGGTCCCCACCAGAGCGCCAGTTTCTCCGGATCGGTCCACAGCGCGAAGCAGACCTCCGGCGGGCGGGCCACGTAGCGTTCGATCTCAAGCGTCTTCATCTGCGTCTCCTGCGGTGGGGGTTGGCGAAGCGCCCTCGGCCTGCTCGACGAACCGGTCGAGCGTATCGGTCCAGAACCTCTCGTAATCGGCCAGCCAGTCGGCGAGCATCTTCAGCCCCGCCGGATCCAGCCGGCAGGGCCGCGTCTGCCCGACCCGCGACCGGCTGATCAGCCCCGCCGCCTCCAGCACCTTGAGGTGGGAGGAGATGGTGGGCTGCGTCAGCGCGAAGCGGTCGACGAGCTGCGAGACAGTCGCCTCGCCCTCCGCCAGCCGGGCGACGATGGCCCGGCGGGTGGGGTCGGCGAGGGCCGAGAGGGTTCTGTTGAGGTGCTCCATACACATAGACAGCCATCTATATCGATTCGTGTCAATGTATTTGGCTCATGCTCAATCGCGTCACATGACCGAGTGGGGCTCGTCCACCTCCGGCGCCACCGCCGCCCGCCCCTTCTCGGTCACGTCATAGA is a genomic window of Pontivivens ytuae containing:
- a CDS encoding SRPBCC family protein, with translation MKTLEIERYVARPPEVCFALWTDPEKLALWWGPRDEQGRPFRTGSVDWTAEVGSPWRIEMFSPSGTRFEQAGEMLEVSAPDLLRFSFRWVEGGVPGPEMEIRIRFVAEEGGTRMYFQQTGLVTEHARAEHHTGWQECFDRWTDAAQDMAA
- a CDS encoding ArsR/SmtB family transcription factor, encoding MEHLNRTLSALADPTRRAIVARLAEGEATVSQLVDRFALTQPTISSHLKVLEAAGLISRSRVGQTRPCRLDPAGLKMLADWLADYERFWTDTLDRFVEQAEGASPTPTAGDADEDA